The nucleotide sequence CGCCCATGCCCGCATCCGATCACCCGTCCCTGATCGACCTCATCCCCCAGGCGGCCTTCCGGGCCACGCCCGGGGGCCGGCTCGTCGAGCTCAACGTCCACGGGCGCCGCGTCCTCGGCCTGGCTCCCGGCAAGGGGAAGAAGGCCGCCCTCCGGGCCTGCTGCCGGCCGCCCGAGCGGTGGGACCACCTCGTGGCCGCGCTCCGGGCGGAGGGGTACGCCGAGGACTTCGAGTGCGAGTGGGAGTTCCCCGGGGGAGGGCCGGCCTTCCTCTCGGTGACCGCGGCGCTCGTGCCGGAGGCGGCGGACGGCGGGACGGTGGTGGGCCTCCTCCTCGACATGGGCGGGGCCCGCGAGCTCCAGGCCCGGCTCATCGAGAGCCGGAACCGCCTCCGGGCCGTGGCCGACGCGGTCCCCGACCTGATCCTCGCCGTGGACCGGGACTTCCGGGTGACCCTGGCGAACCACGCGGCGGCCCACTGGATGGGGTGCCGGGTGGAGGAGGCGGCGGGGCGGCCCTGCACCGAGCTGCACGGGGGGCGCGAATGCCCGACGGAGGCGGACCCGGCGGCGTGTCCCGTCCGGCAGGTGTTCTCGGAGGGCCGGGCCGTCGCCAGGGTGCTGGAGCTCTCCGGCCGCCTCGGGCGGCGGATCTTCGGGGTCAATGCCGCGTCCGTTCCGGACGGCGAGGGGCGCTGCGGGCAGGTGGCCCTGGTCCTCCGGGACATCACCGAGAGCCGGGCGGCGGAGGAGGAGATCCGGCGGCTCAACCGGGAGATCCAGGGCAACCTCGAAAAGCTCGAGGACCGCAACGCCCAGCTCGAGAAGGCCCTCCGGGAACTCAAGGAGGCCCAGTCGCATCTCCTCCAGTCGGAAAAGATGGCCTCGGTGGGGCAGCTCGCCGCGGGCGTCGCCCACGAGATCAACAACCCCGTGGGATTCGTGAGCAGCAACCTCCAGACGCTCCGGTCCTACGCGGCGGACTTCCGCCGGGTGATCGAACTCTACCGGGAACTGGCCGCCCTCGTGGAACGGGAGGGCCCCGGGGAGGCGGCGGACCTCGCCGCCCGCGTCCGCGCCGCGGAACGGGAGGCGGACCTCGACTTCCTGCTCGCCGACCTGGACGACCTCGTGGCGCAGTCGCTCGAGGGGACGGAGCGGGTCCGGAAGATCGTGGCGGATCTGAAGGACTTCTCCCAAGTGGACCGGGCGGAGCTCAAGCGGGCCGATCTCAACCGGGGGATCGAGAGCACCCTGAACGTGGTCTGGAACGAGCTCAAGTACAAGGCCGAGGTCCACAAGGACCTGGGCGACATCCCGCTCCTCCTCTGTTACCCCCAGCAGCTCAACCAGGTCTTCATGAACCTCCTGGTGAACGCCGCCCAGGCCATCGAGGGCCGGGGCGAGATCACCGTCTCCACCCGGGCGGTGGACGCGCCGCGGCCGGGG is from Dissulfurirhabdus thermomarina and encodes:
- a CDS encoding PAS domain-containing sensor histidine kinase, with product MPASDHPSLIDLIPQAAFRATPGGRLVELNVHGRRVLGLAPGKGKKAALRACCRPPERWDHLVAALRAEGYAEDFECEWEFPGGGPAFLSVTAALVPEAADGGTVVGLLLDMGGARELQARLIESRNRLRAVADAVPDLILAVDRDFRVTLANHAAAHWMGCRVEEAAGRPCTELHGGRECPTEADPAACPVRQVFSEGRAVARVLELSGRLGRRIFGVNAASVPDGEGRCGQVALVLRDITESRAAEEEIRRLNREIQGNLEKLEDRNAQLEKALRELKEAQSHLLQSEKMASVGQLAAGVAHEINNPVGFVSSNLQTLRSYAADFRRVIELYRELAALVEREGPGEAADLAARVRAAEREADLDFLLADLDDLVAQSLEGTERVRKIVADLKDFSQVDRAELKRADLNRGIESTLNVVWNELKYKAEVHKDLGDIPLLLCYPQQLNQVFMNLLVNAAQAIEGRGEITVSTRAVDAPRPGVEIVVHDTGKGIPEEIRHRIFEPFFTTKPVGKGTGLGLHVTYKIVQRHQGTIEVESEPGRGTTFRVFLPVLEEADFAGEPDPAAPAAGAAGG